A single genomic interval of Methylobacterium bullatum harbors:
- the mscL gene encoding Large-conductance mechanosensitive channel, whose protein sequence is MLEEFKKFALRGNVVDLAVGVIIGAAFGSIVTSAVQDVFMPIIGAITGGLDFSNYYIALSSSVQKGAAYADAKKQGAVIGYGQFITVALNFMIVAFVLFLVIRAMNKLQTQEEAKPLPETPADVKLLGEIRDILAAKPKV, encoded by the coding sequence GTGCTGGAAGAATTCAAGAAATTCGCGCTGCGCGGCAACGTCGTCGATCTGGCGGTGGGCGTGATCATCGGCGCCGCCTTCGGCTCCATCGTCACGTCGGCCGTCCAGGACGTGTTCATGCCGATCATCGGGGCGATCACGGGCGGCCTCGATTTCTCGAACTATTACATCGCGCTCTCGTCGAGTGTGCAGAAGGGCGCGGCCTATGCCGATGCGAAGAAGCAGGGCGCGGTGATCGGCTACGGCCAGTTCATCACCGTGGCGCTCAATTTCATGATCGTCGCCTTCGTGCTGTTCCTCGTCATCCGGGCCATGAACAAGCTTCAGACCCAGGAGGAGGCAAAGCCCCTGCCCGAAACCCCGGCGGACGTGAAGCTGCTGGGCGAGATCCGGGATATCCTCGCGGCCAAACCCAAGGTTTAG
- the spsI gene encoding Bifunctional IPC transferase and DIPP synthase has protein sequence MDDLFPPFEPDANEPKPRRFKAVPFRMIAPNMITLMAVCLGLTAIRLAFEGKFEPAVIAIVAAAFLDGIDGRVARMLKGTSRFGAELDSLADFVNFGCAPALILYGFALKELRSLGWIVALIFAIAMALRLARFNAMLDDPNRPAWKKDFFVGMPAPAGALTAMLPLYLHFLGLPFERWAAPVVLGYTLCIALLVVSTVPTFSGKTMGKRVPREWVLPIFLVVVAAFGLFISYPFEAMVVMAGGYLVTLPIGAAQYRRRAKLEERLDATGRGQIEPAPVES, from the coding sequence ATGGACGATCTCTTTCCGCCCTTCGAGCCGGATGCCAACGAGCCGAAGCCGCGCCGCTTCAAGGCGGTGCCGTTCCGGATGATCGCGCCCAACATGATCACCCTGATGGCGGTCTGCCTCGGGCTGACCGCGATCCGTCTCGCGTTCGAGGGCAAGTTCGAGCCCGCCGTCATCGCCATCGTCGCGGCCGCCTTCCTCGACGGGATCGACGGGCGCGTCGCCCGGATGCTCAAGGGGACGTCGCGTTTCGGGGCCGAGCTCGATTCCCTCGCCGATTTCGTCAATTTCGGCTGCGCCCCGGCGCTCATCCTCTACGGCTTCGCCCTGAAGGAGCTGCGCTCGCTGGGCTGGATCGTGGCCCTGATCTTCGCCATCGCCATGGCCCTGCGTCTCGCCCGCTTCAACGCGATGCTCGACGATCCCAACCGGCCCGCCTGGAAGAAGGACTTCTTCGTCGGCATGCCGGCGCCGGCCGGAGCGCTGACCGCGATGCTGCCGCTCTATCTCCACTTCCTCGGCCTGCCGTTCGAGCGCTGGGCCGCGCCGGTGGTGCTCGGCTACACGCTCTGCATCGCCCTCCTCGTGGTTTCCACCGTGCCGACCTTCTCCGGCAAGACCATGGGCAAGCGGGTGCCGCGCGAATGGGTGCTGCCGATCTTCCTTGTCGTGGTCGCGGCCTTCGGCCTGTTCATCAGCTACCCGTTCGAGGCCATGGTGGTGATGGCGGGCGGCTACCTCGTCACCCTGCCGATCGGGGCGGCGCAGTACCGTCGCCGGGCGAAGCTCGAGGAGCGTCTCGATGCAACCGGCCGTGGACAGATCGAACCGGCGCCTGTCGAAAGCTGA
- the psd gene encoding Phosphatidylserine decarboxylase proenzyme, with protein sequence MSDLLETIRRTLVPIHKEGYPFILIGIVLTVLFGYFAQFAGWIFLILTLWVCYFFRDPERVTPVADGLVVSPADGRVNLISTVLPPPELDLPQEPMTRISVFMNVFDCHVNRVPVTGKIGQIVYTPGLFLNAELDKASDDNERNGLVIETTHRGSPLRVGVVQIAGLVARRIVGWVQANDTLNVGERFGLIRFGSRVDVYLPVGTRVLVGLGQKAVAGETVLADLGGGPERSFRRI encoded by the coding sequence ATGTCCGATCTGCTTGAGACGATCCGCAGAACCCTCGTGCCGATCCACAAGGAGGGCTACCCCTTCATCCTGATCGGCATCGTGCTGACCGTGCTGTTCGGCTATTTCGCCCAGTTCGCCGGCTGGATCTTCCTGATCCTCACCCTGTGGGTCTGCTACTTCTTCCGCGATCCCGAGCGGGTCACCCCGGTGGCGGACGGCCTCGTGGTCTCGCCGGCCGACGGCCGGGTGAACCTGATCTCCACCGTGCTGCCGCCGCCCGAGCTCGACCTGCCGCAGGAGCCGATGACACGGATCTCGGTCTTCATGAACGTGTTCGATTGCCACGTGAACCGCGTCCCCGTCACCGGCAAGATCGGCCAGATCGTCTACACGCCCGGCCTGTTCCTCAATGCGGAACTCGACAAGGCCAGCGACGACAACGAGCGCAACGGCCTCGTCATCGAGACCACGCATCGCGGCAGCCCCCTGCGCGTCGGCGTCGTGCAGATCGCCGGCTTGGTGGCCCGCCGCATCGTCGGGTGGGTGCAGGCGAACGATACCCTGAACGTGGGCGAGCGCTTCGGCCTGATTCGCTTCGGCTCGCGCGTCGACGTCTACCTGCCGGTGGGCACGCGCGTGCTGGTCGGCCTCGGCCAGAAGGCGGTGGCGGGCGAGACCGTGCTCGCCGATCTCGGCGGCGGTCCCGAGCGCAGCTTCCGCCGCATCTGA